DNA from Mycobacterium sp. SMC-8:
CGGCTCCGCACGCGGACCCCACAACTCGTCGGGGGCGAACTCGACGATGTAGATCGGCATCGGATCACCGATACCGTCCCCGGTGTGGACGAAGTAGCCGTAGTCGCCCTCGAAGATTCGTCGCACAGTGCCGGTGCGGGACCGCAGATAGCCGGGCAGCCGGGTGTGCGCCCCCGCAGGAACGTCGGTGATGCGCACCTGCTGACCGACGCCGAACCGCGGGTGCGCCACGTCGCGGCGCGGGCTGTCGCCGCGACGCAGGTAGTCGATCACCTGGTCGTCGATCGCCTGCCCCGACGGGTCTTCGGCCTGAGTGCCGGCTGCGCCGAGGGACTCGAGGAGCTCGTCCTCGGTCACGTAACCCCTGTCGATGAAGAACTGCGTGATGCCGCCGAGCCACTTCTCGTAGTAGCGGAACTTGAAGTAGTCGAACGGATTCATCGCTTCCGCACCGGTCCGCAGGTCGGCCCACGTCCATTCGTCGCGGAACGCGGTCGGCACGTCGGCGATCGGATACTCCGGCAATGCCGACCCCAGATGATTGCTCAAACCCATCATCGCGACGTGGATGCCGAAGATCCGCTTCTCCCAGTCCTCGACGAAAACCCGCTTCTCCAGATTCAGCGGTTGGGGCAGCCCTTCGAGACCCCCCAGATGATGCTGCAGTTTCACGCCGTCGCACCTTCCGTGTCGGGGCGCCCGGCCGCAGCCGTCGGCGCCGTTCTTGTCATCACCGCGGCGAGGTATTCGGAGACGATTCCGAAGGTCGCCCCCAGCACGCAGGCAGATGCGGCCACCAGGCCGGGATGCGAGATGCTCGTGGCGGTGACCAACTGCCCGGTCCCCGCCACGGTCGACACCGTGGAGGCGAACCCCACCACCACGGCGGGCGTGGTGGACAACAGCCCCACCCAGGACGCCTGCACCATCAGCGCGCTGCCCACCCCGACGGCGATCGCGGTGACCGCCAGACTTCCGCCGAGAAGATGGGCGGCAAAGAGGCTCCCGCAGGCGATGGCGACACCGACCAGGTTGCTCGCCACCGACCGCACCCAACCCGCCGGCCCGCCGCCGACGAAGAAGAACGACGCCCATGCCAGGAACACCACCCAGATGGGGACGGTGACCACCATCGCGGTGAACGCCACCGCCAGCCCGCCGAGCACCCCGATGCTCAGCGTCAGCGCAGACCGTGAATCCATAGAGTTCCACCTCGCTTGATCGACCGGACCCGAATAACGTTGAGCGGACCGTGTTTCGGCGACGTAAAGTCACCATTGCCACCGGTGTCCGACATGGACGTGGTTTGTGCGGAACAGGACACGGGCAACAGCCGACCGACCGACCCGGACACAAGGTGGACAAATCCGGACATCGCACCACGTGTGGTCCCCGTACCGGCGACGCTGACGCGATGAACATCCCCGCCGACACCCGGTCACGGCATATCGCCGTTCTGGTCTTCGACGGTGTCCGCACACTCGACCTGACCGGGCCGCTGGAAGTCTTCGACGTCGCCCAGGTGCTGGGCTGCCGTTATTCGGTCAGGCTGTACTCGACCTCGGGTACCGCCGCCATCCGGTGCGGCTCGGGACTGTCGATTCACGCGGCGACGTCGCCGCTGCCACCCGACGTCGACACGGTGCTGGTTCCGGGCGGGGACTGCCTGGTCACGGGCGGTGTGCCCGCACACCTGGATCAAGCCGTCCGCTCGCTCGCGCCGGCGGCGCGGCGGATCGCATCGATCTGCGCGGGGTCGTTCGCGCTGGGGGCGGCGGGAGTGCTCGACGGTCGCCGCGCGACCACTCACTGGCGGCATCTGGAAGTGTTCGCCGCCCGGCATCCGTCGACGGCGATCGAACGGGACTCGGTGTACACCCGTGACGGCAACGTCTGGACGTCCGCCGGCGGCACCGCCGCGATCGACCTGGCGCTGGCACTGGTCGCCGACGACTTCGGCAACGCTGTGGCGCAAGACATCTGCAAAGAGATGGTGCTGCTGGGCAGGCGGTTGGAGGGCCATCCGCAGATCTCGGCTGCCGCGCGCACCGCGCGGCCGAAGCACCCCGGACTTGATCGGCTGATGGCCACGATCGTCGTCGATCCCGCCGGGCACTACGAACTCGACGTCGTGGCAGCGCAACTCGGTCTGAGCCCGCGTCACCTCGCCCGGCTCTTCAAAGCCCAGGTCGGGGTGACGCTGCGGGAGTACGTGGACGGAATCCGATTGGAGAACGCGGTCGGGCTGGTGCTCGCGGGCGAGTCGTTTCATGCCGCGGCCCGGCGTAGTGGATTACGCTCCGGGGCCCGCGTCCGCGATCACCTGGTCGCTCGCCGGACACCGGCGTGACGCCATCGCGGCACACCGGCTTCCGGCCCTACCCGTCGATACCTGTGGTGCGGAACCGATTTCGGTACGTGCTGGGCGAGATTCCCAGATTTCGGCGAAACGTGCGCCGCAACGTGTCCGGTGTCCCGAACCCGGTGCGCCGTGCCACCGCGTCCTGCCCTTTGTCGCTCGTGGCAAGAAGTACTTTGGCGGCCTCCAGCCGCGCCTGCTCGACGAACCTCGCCGGTGTCATCCCGACCTGTTCGCGGAACATCCGCACCAGATGGCGCTCGCTTACCGCGGCGCGGGCGGCCATGGCGGCAATCGAGTGATCGGCGCCGGGGTCGGCGATCACCGAGTCCACGACACCTCGCAGACCCCCCGTCACCGGCAGCGCCGATTCCGCCCAGACGCTGAACTGCGCCTGCCCACCCGGCCGTTGCAGGAAGACCACCATCCAGCGCGCGACGCGTCGCGCGACCGTCGGACCGAAGTCACTCTCCACGAGGGCGAGCGCGAGATCGATGCCGGCGGTGATCCCGGCACCGGTGATAAACGGTCCGTCCTTGGACGAACAGGGAATCCGGGTCGACCTTCACTTTCGGATACGTGCGGGCCAGCGTCTGGCAGTGCGCCCAGTGCGTGGTCGCCCGGCGGTTGTCGAGCAACCCCAGAGCGGCCAGCACGAAGGCCCCGGTACACACCGATGCGATGCGACGCGACCGGGGCGCGAGTTCGCGAACCATCATCAACGCGTCCGGAACCGAATCCGGTGTCGGTTCTTCCGGGATGTCGTGCAGGCCGGGGGTGAAGGAGAAACCGGCGGGCACGCCTCCGGGAACGAGCAAGGTGTCGATCGATTCGGGCGCCCGGGCCAGGGGCACATCGGTGTTCAGCTGCGCATAGGCCGTCGTGCCGACGGCGCCCCCGGTCGGCGACACCAGCAGCACCCGGTACCGGGCGCCGAAATCGTTGGCCCT
Protein-coding regions in this window:
- a CDS encoding GlxA family transcriptional regulator, with amino-acid sequence MNIPADTRSRHIAVLVFDGVRTLDLTGPLEVFDVAQVLGCRYSVRLYSTSGTAAIRCGSGLSIHAATSPLPPDVDTVLVPGGDCLVTGGVPAHLDQAVRSLAPAARRIASICAGSFALGAAGVLDGRRATTHWRHLEVFAARHPSTAIERDSVYTRDGNVWTSAGGTAAIDLALALVADDFGNAVAQDICKEMVLLGRRLEGHPQISAAARTARPKHPGLDRLMATIVVDPAGHYELDVVAAQLGLSPRHLARLFKAQVGVTLREYVDGIRLENAVGLVLAGESFHAAARRSGLRSGARVRDHLVARRTPA
- the nthB gene encoding nitrile hydratase subunit beta, yielding MKLQHHLGGLEGLPQPLNLEKRVFVEDWEKRIFGIHVAMMGLSNHLGSALPEYPIADVPTAFRDEWTWADLRTGAEAMNPFDYFKFRYYEKWLGGITQFFIDRGYVTEDELLESLGAAGTQAEDPSGQAIDDQVIDYLRRGDSPRRDVAHPRFGVGQQVRITDVPAGAHTRLPGYLRSRTGTVRRIFEGDYGYFVHTGDGIGDPMPIYIVEFAPDELWGPRAEPGANTLYAELFEAYLQPVEEDSQ
- a CDS encoding DUF1097 domain-containing protein, which codes for MDSRSALTLSIGVLGGLAVAFTAMVVTVPIWVVFLAWASFFFVGGGPAGWVRSVASNLVGVAIACGSLFAAHLLGGSLAVTAIAVGVGSALMVQASWVGLLSTTPAVVVGFASTVSTVAGTGQLVTATSISHPGLVAASACVLGATFGIVSEYLAAVMTRTAPTAAAGRPDTEGATA